One genomic window of Undibacterium cyanobacteriorum includes the following:
- a CDS encoding acyl-CoA dehydrogenase, whose product MSYVAPIKDMLFVMNELAGLNEVNALPGCEDATPETVEAVLEENAKFTSEVIAPLNWAGDQEPSYWKDGQVFTTKGFKEAFKTFADSGWQGVQHPAEFGGQGLPKLVATPCMEMLHAANLSFALCPLLTDGAIEALLTAGSDADKATYLENLVSGKWTGTMNLTEPQAGSDLAMVRTRAVPQDDGTYKIFGTKIFITYGEHDMAENIVHLVLARTPNAPEGVKGISLFIVPKFLVNADGSLGARNDAHCVSIEHKLGIKASPTCVLQFGDNGGAIGTLVGEENRGLEYMFIMMNAARFGVGMQGVAVAERAYQKAVQYAKDRVQSRDLAGSAGPVAIIHHPDVRRMLMSMRAQIEGARALAYVAAAMSDKAHHASDEGVRKQNQAAYEYLVPIVKGWSTEMSLNVTSTGVQVHGGMGFIEETGAAQYYRDAQILTIYEGTTAIQANDLVGRKTARDAGAVAKQFIAQARATQAELAASDNADLQAIAKQLALGADAMEEVVNFVVANFKADIKAVFSGSVPYLKLAGVVLGAWQLGRAGLIAHQQNAAGKGDTSFNQAKIATARFFADHILTTAFGLRSSIVEGSAGVMALSIEQF is encoded by the coding sequence ATGAGTTACGTAGCGCCTATTAAAGACATGCTATTCGTCATGAATGAATTGGCTGGTCTGAATGAAGTGAATGCTTTGCCTGGCTGTGAAGATGCCACACCTGAAACGGTAGAGGCTGTGCTGGAAGAGAACGCAAAGTTCACGAGCGAAGTGATTGCACCATTGAACTGGGCTGGCGATCAAGAACCTAGCTACTGGAAAGATGGTCAAGTATTTACGACCAAAGGCTTTAAAGAAGCGTTTAAAACTTTTGCTGATTCTGGCTGGCAAGGTGTACAGCATCCGGCGGAATTCGGCGGTCAAGGCTTGCCAAAATTGGTGGCGACACCTTGCATGGAAATGTTGCATGCTGCGAACCTCTCGTTTGCTTTGTGCCCTTTGTTGACGGACGGTGCGATCGAAGCGCTGTTGACAGCTGGTAGTGATGCGGACAAAGCGACATATTTGGAAAACCTCGTCTCGGGTAAGTGGACGGGAACCATGAATTTGACTGAGCCACAAGCCGGTTCTGATTTGGCGATGGTGCGCACCCGTGCAGTGCCGCAAGATGATGGCACTTACAAGATTTTCGGCACCAAGATTTTTATTACCTACGGCGAACACGATATGGCAGAAAATATCGTGCACTTGGTCTTGGCGCGCACCCCAAATGCACCAGAAGGCGTGAAAGGAATTTCACTCTTCATCGTGCCAAAATTCTTGGTCAATGCTGATGGCAGTTTAGGTGCACGTAACGATGCCCACTGTGTATCGATCGAACACAAACTCGGTATCAAAGCGAGCCCAACTTGCGTGCTGCAATTTGGTGATAACGGCGGCGCCATCGGTACTTTGGTTGGCGAAGAAAATCGCGGTTTGGAATATATGTTCATCATGATGAACGCGGCTCGTTTCGGCGTTGGCATGCAAGGTGTGGCAGTGGCTGAACGCGCATACCAAAAAGCTGTGCAGTACGCAAAGGATCGTGTGCAATCACGCGATTTAGCGGGATCTGCTGGTCCCGTTGCGATTATCCATCATCCCGATGTACGTCGTATGTTGATGTCTATGCGCGCGCAAATCGAAGGCGCACGTGCCCTGGCTTACGTAGCTGCTGCGATGAGCGACAAAGCCCACCACGCAAGCGATGAAGGTGTGCGCAAACAGAATCAAGCGGCTTACGAATATCTGGTGCCAATCGTTAAAGGCTGGTCAACTGAAATGTCTTTGAACGTCACTTCCACTGGTGTGCAAGTACACGGCGGTATGGGCTTTATAGAAGAAACTGGTGCGGCACAATACTATCGCGATGCGCAAATCTTGACGATTTATGAAGGTACAACGGCGATTCAAGCGAATGATTTGGTCGGTCGTAAGACAGCACGTGATGCGGGCGCGGTAGCGAAACAATTCATCGCTCAAGCTCGTGCGACTCAAGCCGAATTGGCGGCTTCGGACAATGCTGATTTGCAAGCGATTGCGAAGCAATTGGCGTTGGGTGCTGATGCGATGGAAGAGGTTGTTAATTTCGTCGTGGCCAACTTCAAAGCCGATATTAAAGCAGTGTTCTCCGGTAGCGTGCCATACTTGAAATTGGCAGGCGTGGTGCTCGGCGCATGGCAACTCGGTCGCGCTGGTTTGATTGCGCATCAGCAAAATGCAGCTGGCAAAGGTGATACTTCGTTCAACCAAGCGAAGATCGCGACTGCGCGCTTCTTTGCCGATCACATCTTGACGACTGCGTTTGGTTTGCGTAGTTCTATCGTTGAAGGTAGTGCGGGCGTGATGGCATTGTCGATTGAGCAGTTCTAA
- the rplS gene encoding 50S ribosomal protein L19 produces the protein MDLIQKLEQEEIARLAKNIPDFAPGDTVVVNVNVVEGTRKRAQAYEGVVISRRNRGLNSNFIVRKISSGEGVERTFQLYSPLIASIEVKRRGDVRRAKLYYLRDRSGKSARIKEKLPTRKAAAE, from the coding sequence ATGGATTTGATCCAAAAATTAGAGCAAGAAGAAATTGCTCGTTTAGCTAAGAATATCCCTGACTTCGCGCCAGGCGATACAGTGGTTGTTAACGTTAACGTTGTTGAAGGCACACGTAAGCGTGCTCAGGCGTACGAAGGCGTCGTTATCTCCCGTCGTAACCGTGGTTTGAATTCGAACTTCATCGTTCGTAAGATCTCCTCTGGTGAAGGCGTTGAGCGTACATTCCAGTTGTATTCTCCATTGATCGCTTCGATCGAAGTAAAACGTCGCGGTGACGTACGTCGTGCTAAGTTGTACTACTTGCGCGATCGTTCTGGTAAATCTGCTCGTATTAAAGAGAAGTTGCCAACCCGTAAAGCAGCTGCAGAGTAA
- the rpsP gene encoding 30S ribosomal protein S16 — protein sequence MVVIRLSRGGAKKRPFYNIVATDSRNRRDGRFIERIGFYNPIASGNAEEVRIAADRLAYWQGVGAQLSPAVARLVAVANKAA from the coding sequence ATGGTCGTTATTCGTTTATCTCGCGGTGGTGCTAAGAAGCGCCCTTTCTACAATATCGTTGCAACTGACTCCCGCAATCGTCGCGATGGTCGTTTCATTGAGCGTATCGGTTTCTACAACCCAATCGCTTCTGGCAATGCTGAAGAAGTTCGCATCGCTGCAGATCGTTTGGCTTACTGGCAAGGCGTAGGCGCACAATTGTCGCCAGCAGTTGCTCGTTTGGTTGCAGTCGCTAACAAAGCAGCGTAA
- a CDS encoding electron transfer flavoprotein subunit alpha/FixB family protein — MTTLVIAEHDNASLKGSTLNTVTAAVKCGGDVHVLVAGHNAGAAAQAAAQIAGVSKVLHADAAHFAEGLAENVAEQVLTIASGYSHILAPATAYGKNILPRVAAKLDVAQISEITKVESADTFERPIYAGNAIATVQSSDAIKVITVRTTGFDAAATGGSAAVETVAAVADSGKSAFVSREVAKSDRPELTAAKVIVSGGRGMGSAEAFKVLEPLADKLGAAMGASRAAVDAGYVPNDWQVGQTGKIVAPSLYIAVGISGAIQHLAGMKDSKTIVAINKDPEAPIFSVADYGIVGDLFEIVPQLVTELG, encoded by the coding sequence ATGACTACTCTCGTCATCGCTGAACACGATAACGCTTCTTTGAAGGGAAGCACATTGAATACTGTTACTGCTGCTGTGAAATGCGGTGGTGACGTACACGTTTTAGTTGCTGGTCACAACGCAGGCGCAGCAGCGCAAGCGGCGGCACAGATCGCTGGCGTTAGCAAAGTATTGCACGCTGATGCTGCACATTTTGCAGAAGGCTTAGCTGAAAATGTTGCCGAACAAGTGTTGACCATTGCCTCTGGCTACAGCCACATTTTGGCTCCAGCAACGGCTTATGGTAAAAACATTTTGCCACGCGTCGCTGCAAAACTCGACGTTGCACAGATTTCTGAAATCACAAAAGTTGAATCTGCTGACACATTCGAACGTCCAATTTACGCAGGTAATGCGATCGCGACAGTGCAATCGAGCGACGCGATCAAAGTGATCACGGTTCGTACAACAGGTTTTGATGCAGCGGCAACAGGTGGTTCTGCAGCGGTTGAAACAGTTGCCGCAGTGGCTGATAGCGGCAAGTCTGCTTTCGTATCACGCGAAGTGGCGAAATCGGATCGTCCAGAATTGACGGCTGCAAAAGTGATCGTTTCTGGTGGTCGTGGTATGGGTTCTGCCGAAGCGTTCAAAGTATTGGAACCATTGGCAGACAAATTGGGCGCGGCAATGGGCGCATCTCGCGCAGCGGTCGACGCTGGCTATGTACCTAACGATTGGCAAGTTGGTCAAACAGGTAAGATCGTGGCACCAAGCTTGTACATCGCAGTCGGTATCTCTGGCGCGATCCAGCATTTGGCTGGTATGAAAGATTCCAAAACGATCGTGGCGATCAACAAAGATCCAGAAGCACCAATTTTCTCCGTTGCAGACTACGGCATCGTTGGCGACTTGTTCGAAATCGTGCCGCAATTGGTTACTGAATTGGGTTAA
- the rimM gene encoding ribosome maturation factor RimM (Essential for efficient processing of 16S rRNA) has product MAELHSAPEDLVLVGHVSGAFGLQGWVKIRPYSMNADALLDAPLYWLELPAGAGKGMREVKRLSSKIHGEDVVARLSDVPDRTAAEALKGSVVKISRALFPVLPEGEFYWVDLLGLLVENLQGEQLGVVRGMMDNGAQSILRVAAADIAEDDLIKHERLIPFVDHFVKEVDQQAKRIVVDWGSDF; this is encoded by the coding sequence GTGGCTGAACTACATTCTGCTCCTGAAGATTTGGTCTTAGTTGGCCATGTCTCAGGAGCATTTGGTCTTCAAGGGTGGGTGAAAATTCGCCCGTATTCGATGAATGCTGACGCGTTGCTCGATGCGCCTTTGTACTGGTTGGAATTGCCAGCCGGAGCAGGCAAGGGGATGCGAGAAGTAAAGCGCCTCAGTTCCAAGATTCATGGCGAAGACGTTGTAGCGCGTCTGTCTGATGTGCCTGATCGCACAGCGGCAGAAGCCTTGAAGGGCTCTGTTGTCAAGATTTCGCGCGCATTATTCCCAGTATTGCCAGAAGGTGAGTTTTACTGGGTCGATTTGTTGGGCTTGTTGGTTGAGAACTTGCAAGGCGAACAGCTCGGTGTGGTGCGCGGTATGATGGATAACGGAGCGCAATCGATTCTGCGTGTCGCTGCGGCTGATATTGCAGAAGACGATCTGATCAAGCACGAACGTCTGATTCCGTTTGTCGATCACTTCGTCAAAGAAGTGGATCAGCAAGCGAAACGTATCGTGGTTGATTGGGGCAGCGACTTCTAA
- the earP gene encoding elongation factor P maturation arginine rhamnosyltransferase EarP — MIQHEETSQHTSLALFCKVVDNYGDIGICWRLARQLQREHGIHVQLWVDDLASFQRICPGLTLEIDRQFKAEVEICWWKNQELEFTPSEIADIVIEFFACDIPPSYITAMSQCSERPVWFNLEGLTAEEWVEGCHRLPSSHPRLPLTKYFFFPGFNERTGGLMFEAELENQRLAFLANSELKNDFLKNLGLDEADLSTFKVSLFCYPHAPVASLLDALIATERPTFLLVPEGVASATLNSFFGRELKSGETVSRGNLRVRIFPFLAQDDYDRLLWACDFNFVRGEDSFVRAQWAQIPFVWHIYPQDDNLHHKKLRAFLSTYTPINDALRDLSFAWNEVMQVSDWTALWTKVTDQHLQTQLQTQEWARQKRKNGDLSANLLRFAKEIKQKSA; from the coding sequence ATGATTCAACACGAAGAAACATCACAACACACAAGCCTTGCTTTGTTCTGCAAAGTCGTCGATAACTATGGCGACATTGGGATCTGTTGGCGTCTCGCGCGGCAGCTACAGCGGGAGCATGGGATTCATGTGCAACTGTGGGTTGATGATTTGGCCAGCTTTCAACGCATTTGCCCTGGTCTTACTCTCGAGATCGACCGACAATTCAAGGCCGAAGTCGAGATCTGCTGGTGGAAAAATCAAGAACTCGAATTCACCCCGAGCGAGATTGCTGACATTGTGATCGAGTTTTTTGCTTGCGATATCCCACCTTCTTACATCACGGCCATGAGTCAATGCAGCGAGCGCCCCGTATGGTTTAATCTTGAAGGATTAACTGCCGAGGAATGGGTTGAAGGTTGCCATAGACTCCCTTCCTCCCATCCACGCCTGCCGCTCACCAAATACTTCTTTTTCCCAGGCTTCAACGAAAGGACCGGTGGATTGATGTTCGAGGCAGAACTTGAAAACCAACGCCTCGCCTTCCTTGCGAACTCAGAACTGAAGAATGATTTTCTTAAGAACCTCGGCCTAGATGAAGCTGACCTAAGTACCTTCAAAGTCTCTTTATTTTGCTACCCACATGCTCCTGTCGCATCTTTGCTCGATGCTTTGATCGCGACCGAGCGCCCCACTTTTCTATTGGTACCCGAAGGCGTCGCTAGTGCGACACTCAACAGCTTTTTTGGTCGCGAACTAAAGTCCGGAGAAACCGTATCACGCGGAAATCTCCGAGTGCGGATCTTCCCGTTTTTGGCGCAAGATGATTACGATAGGCTTTTATGGGCCTGTGACTTCAACTTCGTACGTGGAGAAGATTCGTTTGTACGAGCGCAGTGGGCACAAATTCCATTTGTCTGGCACATCTATCCCCAAGACGACAATTTGCATCACAAAAAACTACGCGCTTTCTTGAGTACTTACACCCCAATAAACGATGCCTTACGAGATCTGTCTTTTGCTTGGAACGAGGTCATGCAGGTCAGCGATTGGACTGCTTTGTGGACAAAAGTCACCGATCAACACTTACAAACTCAGCTTCAAACACAAGAATGGGCACGACAAAAGCGGAAAAACGGCGACCTCAGTGCAAATTTATTGAGATTCGCCAAGGAGATCAAACAAAAATCGGCTTGA
- a CDS encoding elongation factor P, which yields MKPAKEVRVGNIIMVDGKPFIVLRSDVNGSSRTGFTYKWKMKNLLTNSPLENVFRGDDKFDVVVLDKKPVTYSYFADPLYVFMDEEYNQYEIEEENLGDALHYLKDGMECEAVFYDGKAISVELPTTIARQIIYSEPAVKGNTSGNVLKDAKIENAIEAHCHIVQVPLFVNQDDIIEIDTRTNEYKRVVRN from the coding sequence ATGAAACCAGCAAAAGAAGTCCGCGTCGGCAATATCATTATGGTTGATGGCAAACCTTTCATCGTTCTACGTTCTGACGTCAACGGCTCTAGCCGCACTGGCTTCACTTACAAGTGGAAAATGAAAAACTTGTTGACGAATAGCCCATTGGAAAACGTATTCCGTGGCGACGACAAATTTGACGTTGTTGTTCTCGACAAAAAGCCAGTCACTTACTCTTACTTCGCAGATCCACTCTACGTTTTCATGGACGAAGAGTACAACCAGTACGAAATCGAAGAAGAAAACTTGGGCGATGCATTGCATTACCTCAAAGACGGTATGGAATGCGAAGCCGTTTTCTATGATGGCAAAGCGATTTCTGTTGAATTGCCAACAACGATCGCACGTCAAATCATTTACTCTGAACCAGCTGTTAAAGGCAACACTTCTGGTAACGTTTTGAAAGATGCGAAAATCGAAAACGCAATCGAAGCACATTGCCATATCGTTCAAGTTCCATTGTTCGTGAACCAAGACGACATCATTGAAATCGATACACGTACTAACGAATACAAGCGCGTTGTACGCAACTAA
- a CDS encoding sulfurtransferase TusA family protein yields the protein MQFNREVDARGLSCPLPILKAKKALAEMITGEVLRVIATDPGSVRDFKAFSKQTGNELLSHLEASNEFEYFLKRK from the coding sequence ATGCAATTCAATCGAGAAGTGGATGCACGTGGCCTCAGCTGCCCACTGCCTATCCTCAAAGCGAAAAAAGCATTAGCCGAAATGATTACAGGCGAAGTGTTACGAGTGATCGCCACAGATCCTGGCTCGGTTCGTGATTTCAAAGCGTTCTCTAAGCAAACTGGTAATGAGCTGCTTTCGCATTTGGAAGCAAGTAATGAGTTTGAATATTTCTTGAAGCGTAAGTAA
- a CDS encoding electron transfer flavoprotein subunit beta/FixA family protein, which produces MKVLVPVKRVVDYNVKVRVKSDGSGVDIANVKMSMNPFDEIAVEEATRLKEAGAVTEVVAVSCGVAQCQETLRTAMAIGADRGILVETDEELQPLAVAKLLKALADKEQPQLIILGKQAIDDDCNQTGQMLAALLGWPQATFASKVVVADGKATVTREVDGGLETLSLTLPAIVTTDLRLNEPRYVTLPNIMKAKKKPLDNVKPADLGVDVTSRIKTLKVAEPAKRSAGVIVPDVATLVSKLKTEAKVIG; this is translated from the coding sequence ATGAAAGTCTTAGTACCAGTTAAGCGCGTGGTTGACTACAACGTGAAAGTTCGCGTGAAGTCCGATGGTTCTGGCGTGGATATCGCCAACGTGAAAATGTCGATGAATCCTTTCGACGAAATCGCCGTGGAAGAAGCGACTCGTTTGAAAGAAGCGGGCGCGGTCACCGAGGTCGTTGCGGTTTCCTGCGGTGTCGCTCAATGCCAAGAAACTTTGCGTACTGCAATGGCCATCGGCGCAGATCGCGGCATTCTGGTTGAAACTGACGAAGAATTGCAACCCTTGGCAGTCGCCAAATTGCTCAAAGCCTTGGCTGATAAAGAACAACCTCAGTTGATCATCTTGGGTAAACAAGCGATCGATGATGATTGCAACCAAACAGGTCAAATGTTGGCGGCCTTATTGGGCTGGCCACAAGCAACCTTTGCTTCTAAAGTGGTCGTGGCTGACGGCAAAGCAACTGTCACTCGCGAAGTGGACGGTGGTTTGGAAACTTTGAGTCTGACATTGCCAGCGATCGTGACAACGGATTTGCGTTTGAACGAACCACGCTATGTGACTTTGCCAAACATCATGAAAGCGAAGAAGAAACCGCTCGATAACGTGAAACCAGCCGACCTCGGTGTTGATGTGACTTCACGTATCAAGACTTTGAAAGTCGCTGAGCCAGCGAAACGTTCTGCTGGTGTGATCGTTCCTGACGTCGCGACTTTGGTCAGCAAATTGAAAACTGAAGCGAAAGTGATTGGCTAA
- a CDS encoding CobD/CbiB family protein: protein MTFLSILFALLIEQLKPLRVDNPVYTQVQHFAIKVETWCNAGKAHHGRMAWFIVVGALTLPTALVYWLCLRFSPFAAFVWNVVIVYLTLGFRRYSHYFTSIQAALSAGDEEAARRHLGEWINKDCSSYDMTDVARGAVERSLIASHRNVFGVFFWFLMPVGPACAVMYRMAEFLSREWAESERMQEEEFGKFAQSIFYWIDWIPARLTAVAFAVVGNFEDAIYSWRNYANRWNDELIGIILSSGGGAIGVRLGEPENKALILNAGASAVDVDSMEIESQPGMEATPRALQSAVGLVWRSLLLWMLLLLLLSFAVWL from the coding sequence ATGACCTTTCTCTCCATTCTTTTTGCTCTACTGATCGAACAGCTCAAGCCGCTACGAGTTGATAATCCCGTCTACACGCAAGTTCAACACTTTGCCATTAAAGTTGAAACTTGGTGCAATGCGGGGAAGGCGCATCACGGGCGTATGGCTTGGTTTATTGTAGTTGGTGCACTGACTTTGCCGACGGCTTTGGTGTACTGGTTGTGCTTGCGTTTTAGCCCATTCGCGGCGTTTGTTTGGAACGTTGTGATCGTGTATTTGACCTTGGGTTTTCGGCGCTACAGTCATTACTTCACCTCGATTCAAGCGGCACTCAGTGCCGGCGATGAAGAAGCGGCACGTCGACACCTTGGTGAATGGATTAACAAAGATTGTTCCAGTTACGATATGACGGATGTCGCCCGCGGCGCAGTAGAACGTTCTTTGATTGCATCACATCGTAATGTATTTGGTGTTTTCTTTTGGTTCTTGATGCCGGTTGGTCCCGCTTGTGCGGTGATGTATCGCATGGCGGAGTTCCTCTCGCGTGAGTGGGCCGAGTCCGAGCGTATGCAAGAAGAGGAATTTGGTAAGTTCGCTCAATCTATTTTTTATTGGATCGATTGGATTCCCGCACGTTTGACAGCCGTCGCGTTTGCCGTGGTGGGTAACTTTGAAGATGCCATTTATTCTTGGCGTAATTACGCGAATCGTTGGAACGATGAGTTGATCGGCATTATTTTGTCTTCAGGTGGTGGGGCAATTGGCGTTCGTCTTGGCGAGCCAGAGAATAAAGCATTGATTTTGAACGCAGGTGCTAGTGCGGTCGATGTCGATAGCATGGAAATTGAAAGTCAACCAGGCATGGAGGCGACACCACGCGCATTACAAAGCGCAGTGGGATTGGTATGGCGTTCCTTATTGTTGTGGATGCTTTTGCTCTTGCTCTTGTCTTTCGCGGTTTGGTTGTAA
- a CDS encoding NINE protein, which translates to MTQAHKNKTLTAFLSLSLGSLGAHRFYLYGKNDAIAWLHFSTLPLSLLLSKLYFNLNEFITFGPWLLSLLVALLMTLILGLKSDEKWDTEFNPNSGQKSDSSWLLAVILVFDLGAGAIALIGMMARAFDLLYTGGAYG; encoded by the coding sequence ATGACTCAAGCACACAAAAACAAAACACTCACTGCATTTTTAAGCCTCAGTCTTGGCAGTCTCGGCGCCCATCGCTTTTATCTTTATGGCAAAAATGATGCAATCGCGTGGCTACACTTCAGCACCCTTCCACTTTCGTTGTTGCTTTCAAAGCTGTATTTCAATCTCAATGAATTCATCACCTTCGGACCGTGGCTATTATCTTTACTCGTTGCTCTCTTGATGACCTTGATTTTGGGTCTCAAATCCGACGAAAAATGGGACACAGAATTTAATCCGAACTCCGGTCAGAAAAGTGATTCCAGTTGGTTGTTGGCGGTGATCTTGGTTTTTGATTTAGGCGCTGGTGCAATTGCACTTATCGGCATGATGGCGCGGGCCTTTGATCTGCTTTATACAGGCGGAGCTTACGGTTAA
- the trmD gene encoding tRNA (guanosine(37)-N1)-methyltransferase TrmD, with protein sequence MQFDVISLFPEMFAAITESGVTRRAFEQDKCAVRFWNPRDFTTDRHRTVDDRPYGGGPGMVMMPGPLQAAIRSARQAQLDAGLPRPKVIYLSPQGQALQHPKVMELSQLDGVVLLCGRYEAVDQRLLDAEVDEEISLGDFVLSGGELPAMALMDAVIRQLPGVLHDHASAVEDSFVNGLLDCPHYTRPESFEGQSVPAVLLGGNHAEIEKWRRQQSLMASWRKRPELIGQARQQGLLSKSDEKFIATFAEQKDS encoded by the coding sequence ATGCAGTTTGATGTGATCAGCTTGTTCCCTGAAATGTTTGCGGCGATTACCGAATCTGGTGTGACACGACGCGCTTTTGAGCAAGATAAATGCGCAGTGCGGTTTTGGAATCCACGTGATTTCACGACTGATCGGCACCGGACAGTAGACGACAGACCCTACGGCGGCGGACCCGGAATGGTGATGATGCCGGGACCTTTGCAAGCGGCGATTCGCTCAGCAAGGCAAGCTCAGCTCGATGCTGGATTGCCGCGCCCTAAAGTGATTTATCTTTCACCACAAGGACAAGCTTTGCAGCATCCGAAAGTGATGGAATTGTCGCAGTTAGATGGCGTGGTCTTGTTGTGTGGTCGGTATGAAGCCGTCGATCAACGTTTGCTTGATGCTGAAGTTGATGAAGAAATCAGTCTAGGCGACTTTGTTTTGTCAGGTGGTGAATTGCCGGCAATGGCATTGATGGATGCTGTGATTCGACAGTTGCCCGGTGTCTTGCATGATCATGCATCGGCAGTCGAAGATAGTTTTGTGAATGGCCTTTTGGATTGTCCACATTACACGCGACCTGAGAGTTTTGAAGGGCAGAGCGTGCCAGCCGTGCTACTCGGCGGGAATCACGCCGAAATTGAAAAATGGCGTCGTCAACAATCGCTAATGGCGAGTTGGCGCAAACGCCCAGAACTAATCGGACAAGCCAGGCAGCAAGGCTTGTTGAGTAAGTCTGACGAAAAGTTCATAGCAACTTTCGCAGAGCAAAAGGATTCGTAG
- a CDS encoding CoA pyrophosphatase, whose amino-acid sequence MSSFDPTMMPIHSIADEVAIENTDLTAAKLRARFQQSIEWRPELNFEFSMNRSGIFRPAAVLIPIVVREHGLQVLLTQRAAHLHHHAGQISFPGGRVDQKDQSFLHTALREAEEEIGLSANQVEILGELPEYRTGTGFSVTPIVGLVRPPISLRSDPFEVAAIFEVPLNFLMNPANHQRREVELPPSFGAEPGTKRQFYAMPYEDYFIWGATAGMLRNLFHFLRVSAAD is encoded by the coding sequence ATGAGTAGTTTTGATCCTACGATGATGCCGATACATTCGATTGCTGACGAAGTCGCAATTGAGAACACCGATCTGACGGCGGCAAAACTTCGTGCGCGTTTTCAACAATCGATTGAATGGCGGCCTGAACTCAACTTTGAGTTTAGTATGAATCGCTCGGGAATTTTTCGGCCTGCCGCAGTGCTAATACCGATTGTTGTTCGTGAACATGGTTTGCAAGTTTTGCTGACGCAAAGAGCTGCTCATTTACATCATCATGCTGGGCAAATTAGTTTTCCTGGTGGACGCGTGGATCAGAAGGATCAGTCTTTTTTGCATACTGCCTTACGTGAGGCAGAAGAAGAGATAGGTTTGAGCGCAAATCAAGTCGAAATCTTGGGTGAGCTCCCTGAGTATCGCACTGGTACCGGATTTTCCGTAACGCCCATCGTTGGTTTAGTGCGGCCACCTATAAGTTTGCGCTCAGATCCGTTTGAGGTTGCGGCGATCTTTGAAGTGCCCTTGAACTTTCTAATGAACCCAGCCAATCATCAGCGCCGCGAAGTTGAATTGCCTCCTTCATTCGGTGCGGAGCCCGGTACTAAGCGTCAATTTTATGCCATGCCCTATGAGGACTACTTCATTTGGGGAGCGACGGCTGGCATGCTGCGCAATTTATTTCATTTTTTGCGTGTTAGTGCGGCGGATTAA